From Diospyros lotus cultivar Yz01 chromosome 4, ASM1463336v1, whole genome shotgun sequence, a single genomic window includes:
- the LOC127799474 gene encoding chaperone protein dnaJ 49-like produces the protein MDSNKDEALRCVSIARDAIASGNKQRALKFIDIARRLNHNLSVDDLLAACENMNSRSPGPSSDEKPVDSGKNKVNSRMVDEVSNGERNYTEEHVQLVSKIKRSRDYYDILGVERSCSVEEVKRAYRKLSLKVHPDKNKAPGSEEAFKKVSKAFKCLSNDDSRREYDQTGLIEDFDYGQQYNVRRRKRRTGHDSFDDDFDPDEVFRSFFGHGPHGDMFRPSHVYRTRATANQGREENVGAGPNLILLLQILPFLIIFLLAYLPLSEPDYSLQKNYSYQLPRITEKHGIEFYVKSVDFDQNYPLGSPARASIEENVIKDYKNLLGRYCHIELQRRQWSRNLPTPHCDKLKSFGVA, from the coding sequence ATGGATAGTAACAAGGACGAGGCTCTAAGATGCGTTAGTATCGCCAGGGACGCGATCGCCTCCGGGAATAAGCAGCGCGCGCTGAAATTCATTGATATTGCGCGTCGGCTTAACCATAATTTGTCGGTTGATGATCTCTTAGCCGCCTGTGAGAATATGAATTCGCGGTCTCCTGGTCCTTCTAGCGACGAAAAGCCTGTGGATAGTGGTAAGAATAAGGTGAATTCGCGGATGGTTGACGAGGTTTCAAATGGGGAGCGTAATTATACGGAAGAGCATGTGCAGTTGGTCAGTAAAATCAAGAGAAGTAGGGATTACTATGACATTCTTGGTGTGGAAAGGAGTTGTTCGGTGGAGGAGGTTAAGAGAGCATACAGGAAATTGTCGTTGAAAGTTCATCCAGACAAGAACAAGGCGCCTGGTTCAGAGGAGGCATTTAAGAAAGTTAGCAAGGCATTCAAGTGCTTGAGCAATGATGATTCGAGAAGAGAATATGATCAGACTGGGTTGATTGAGGACTTTGATTATGGTCAGCAATACAATGTCAGGCGGAGAAAGCGGCGAACTGGGCATGATTCGTTTGATGATGATTTTGACCCTGATGAGGTATTCAGGTCATTTTTTGGACATGGACCACATGGTGACATGTTCCGTCCAAGTCATGTGTACAGGACTAGAGCAACAGCCAATCAAGGAAGGGAAGAGAATGTTGGAGCAGGGCCTAATCTGATACTTCTTCTTCAGATATTACCTTTTTTGATCATATTCCTGCTTGCTTATCTTCCCTTGTCGGAGCCTGATTATTCCTTGCAGAAGAACTATTCTTATCAGTTACCTAGGATCACTGAGAAACATGGCATTGAGTTTTATGTTAAGTCGGTTGATTTTGATCAGAATTACCCACTTGGAAGTCCTGCTCGAGCTAGTATCGAGGAAAATGTTATAAAAGATTACAAAAATTTACTTGGTCGCTATTGTCACATAGAACTCCAAAGGCGTCAATGGAGCAGGAACTTGCCCACTCCTCATTGCGACAAGCTAAAGAGCTTTGGTGTAGCATAA
- the LOC127799476 gene encoding uncharacterized protein LOC127799476: MIEERRAGAPYGVLLVVVVVALMVMPSLLEDKGEAVTEFIAELLSPVGLLFLPIVLLLVIQFLSSESGSFVSTLFSTGEPNTIHRVSGSPVGVALFLLLFVFLLYNRVSIFGGGDDDSGD, encoded by the coding sequence ATGATCGAAGAACGCCGCGCTGGCGCCCCCTACGGCGTCCtgctggtggtggtggtggtggcgtTGATGGTAATGCCGTCGCTGCTGGAAGACAAGGGCGAGGCCGTGACCGAGTTCATCGCCGAGCTGCTCAGCCCGGTGGGGCTGCTGTTCCTCCCCATCGTCCTCCTCCTCGTCATCCAGTTCCTCTCCTCCGAGAGCGGCTCCTTCGTCTCCACCCTCTTCTCCACCGGCGAGCCCAACACCATCCACCGAGTCAGCGGCTCCCCCGTCGGCGTcgccctcttcctcctccttttcGTCTTCCTCCTCTACAACCGCGTCTCTATCTTCGGCGGCGGCGACGACGACTCCGGCGACTGA
- the LOC127799471 gene encoding putative E3 ubiquitin-protein ligase LIN-1 translates to MSQNSMASCSSSSSREYERPNAESVRAVVASINTHIHEFLANDKTWKSVKLKCTSKLKIQQREFFEFSEHSVLSNLYWGIDNIEAAIQSKQPEEKSGRLKNSERMLQVPALLNELGVTAGISNQYLICCSYFYLSVVRKLQGDEWQVALDFLQAVLVSPQLFWTEFTPKPCNSSFIAYMTFESQKMGAKRSLNSASLMDCNDDEIVKAMRHMARRYKAWLTYYQVMTYGEAPQCHAAGTDTASANEELQFCKNRKSTGTAPTNLKERGKSLLTHYSFEKVHPLDPQEHVSHNVEEESKVSDIMQIQEHTEALADIDQVHADKLKIRSNIGYLQDLLTESKSDTPIAEDANSSGSADDDKHEVYDDEITTDRTMINAGNQGPETYDWKQVAHSSTRHQVHTISSPQPPRNLENEETNEGCTTTCYSERYHRSFSDLESSILEFRNMDSCRLGTCHVEEGTRGRKLHHCDLQSFNHLTTAAVENNFTIINCQGTIGRNKQNQYSIDNINEVCLLPGKGSEAELMGILEKAISSLCFSEGSGTCDEDYTIEVVKTYEMLSSKRGIKYTLLKDIILDQLLAAISTSKEVGVIKASVTILSTLVARNKRVIKHINKNGLQLCNLAGALKRNVHEAVILIYLINPPPSEIKTLELLPTLVEVLCTSSRYKGRLAPVLPTPPVASLMIIEVLVTAFDYATNNMHLAAISSPRVLSGLLDVPRNNNLEDFTSLATILVRCMRFDGQCRKYISTSAPMAPFISLLLSSQKQAKFIALEFFHEMLCMPRSSATNLLQQIQKEGSTNNLQTLLLLIQQSQPKYKLLAANLLLQLDILEDPQGQSTYRDEAVQVLLKSLTDEENSDAQQLSAFLLSNLGGTYTWTGEPCTVAWLLKKTGLTSQQHRNMIRNINWLDQTLQDPGVDTWCSKIARTVAKIGTPIFHALVRGLSSKKEKVSRHSLTAIAWIGCEIAKFPDNLRYSASEILLSAVDQFLHPGSELEDRLLACICIYNYASGKGMQKLIHFSEGVRESLRRLSHITWMAEELLRVADYFRPNKWRISCVHTQILEATYKYSGAVTALVYYKGQLCSGYADGSIKVWDINGQTATLALDMKEHKKAVTCFSLFEQGDCLLSGSADKTIRMWQMIQMKLECIEVIGMKEPLRSLDTDGQLIFAVTKSYEMKVFDASRTIRDQCRAKHVKCVRVIHGKAYLGCTDSSIQELSITNNREREMKAPSKIWRMQSRAINAIVVYKNWLYSASAVVEGSDIKEWRRKSKPQMSIVPDRGTNVLAMEVVEDFIYLKCSSSPSILQIWLRGTQQKVGRLSAGSKITSLLAGNDIILCGTETGLIKGWIPL, encoded by the exons ATGTCACAGAATTCAATGGCTtcctgctcttcttcttcttctcgtgAATATGAGAGACCAAACGCTGAATCCGTCAGGGCAGTCGTCGCTTCAAtcaacacacacatacatgaATTCCTTGCAAATGACAAAACTTGGAAATCCGTAAAATTGAAATGCACTTCAAAGCTCAAGATCCAACAGAGAGAATTCTTTGAATTCTCTGAGCATTCAGTACTGTCAAATCTATACTGGGGCATAGACAATATTGAAGCTGCAATTCAGTCAAAACAGCCAGAAGAGAAATCTGGCAGGCTCAAGAATTCAGAGCGAATGCTTCAAGTCCCTGCTTTGCTTAATGAGCTCGGAGTGACAGCAGGAATTTCAAACCAGTACTTGATTTGCTGCTCCTACTTCTATCTCTCTGTGGTTCGGAAACTCCAAGGAGATGAGTGGCAGGTTGCATTGGATTTTCTCCAAGCTGTTCTGGTCTCCCCACAACTTTTTTGGACAGAATTCACACCAAAGCCATGCAACAGTTCATTTATTGCCTACATGACATTTGAAAGTCAGAAAATGGGGGCCAAGAGAAGCCTGAACTCGGCATCTCTAATGGATTGTAACGATGATGAGATTGTCAAGGCAATGAGGCACATGGCAAGGAGGTACAAGGCATGGTTAACATACTATCAGGTCATGACATATGGAGAGGCTCCCCAGTGCCATGCTGCAGGCACAGATACTGCTTCAGCTAATGAGGAATTGCAATTCTGCAA GAACAGGAAGTCCACTGGCACTGCACCAACAAATTTAAAAGAACGCGGGAAAAGCTTGCTTACTCATTATAGT TTTGAGAAGGTGCATCCACTTGATCCTCAAGAACATGTAAGTCATAATGTGGAAGAGGAGTCTAAGGTATCTGACATTATGCAAATTCAAGAACACACAGAAGCTCTTGCAGATATTGATCAAGTTCATGCTGACAAATTAAAGATAAGGTCAAACATTGGATATCTTCAAGATCTGCTGACAGAATCCAAGTCAGATACACCAATTGCAGAGGATGCAAACAGCAGTGGTTCTGCAGATGACGATAAACACGAG GTGTATGATGATGAAATCACAACAGATAGAACTATGATAAATGCAGGCAATCAAGGACCAGAAACTTATGATTG GAAGCAGGTGGCACATAGCTCCACACGACATCAAGTGCATACCATATCCTCGCCTCAACCTCctagaaatttagaaaatgaaGAAACCAATGAAGGATGCACTACCACTTGCTATTCAGAAAGATATCACAGATCATTCAGTGATTTGGAGTCATCCATCTTGGAATTCAGAAACATGGATTCTTGTAGGCTAGGGACTTGCCATGTGGAAGAAGGGACAAGAGGGAGGAAGTTACACCACTGTGATCTCCAAAGCTTCAACCATTTAACAACTGCAGCTGTGGAGAATAATTTCACCATTATCAATTGCCAAGGAACTATTGGAAGAAATAAACAGAATCAATATTCCATAGACAATATAAATGAAGTTTGCTTGCTTCCTGGAAAAGGCTCTGAAGCTGAACTAATGGGAATACTTGAGAAAGCAATTTCGAGTCTATGTTTCTCAGAAGGATCAGGAACATGTGATGAAGATTACACCATTGAAGTTGTAAAGACGTATGAAATGCTGAGCAGCAAGAGAGGAATAAAATACACTCTGCTGAAAGACATAATATTGGATCAACTGCTAGCAGCTATTTCAACTTCCAAAGAAGTAGGAGTTATCAAGGCATCAGTTACCATACTTTCAACTCTTGTTGCAAGGAACAAAAGAGTTATAAAACACATCAACAAGAATGGCTTACAGCTGTGCAATTTAGCAGGTGCTCTCAAGCGAAATGTGCATGAGGCAGTgattctaatttatttaataaatccACCTCCCTCTGAAATTAAAACTTTAGAACTTTTACCAACACTAGTGGAGGTTTTGTGCACTTCAAGCCGTTACAAGGGCAGGCTAGCACCTGTTTTGCCGACACCTCCTGTAGCATCACTGATGATCATTGAAGTTTTAGTAACTGCATTTGACTATGCTACCAATAACATGCACTTGGCTGCAATTAGTTCACCTCGAGTCCTCTCAGGCCTTCTGGATGTTCCAAGAAATAATAATTTGGAAGACTTCACCTCTTTGGCCACTATTCTCGTTAGGTGCATGCGATTTGATGGACAATgcagaaaatatatttcaacATCTGCTCCTATGGCCCCATTTATCTCTCTCTTATTGAGCAGCCAGAAGCAAGCCAAATTCATCGCCCTAGAATTTTTCCATGAAATGCTTTGCATGCCACG GTCATCAGCCACCAATTTATTGCAACAGATACAAAAAGAAGGAAGCACCAACAATCTGCAAACACTACTGCTGCTCATCCAACAATCACAGCCCAAGTATAAACTTCTGGCAGCAAATTTGCTGCTTCAGTTAGACATACTG GAAGACCCACAAGGTCAAAGCACATATAGAGACGAGGCCGTGCAAGTCCTTCTCAAGTCATTGACCGATGAAGAGAATTCTGATGCGCAGCAACTGTCAGCATTCCTTCTATCCAATCTTGGTGGAACATATACCTGGACAGGGGAACCATGTACAGTAGCATGGTTGCTGAAAAAAACAGGTTTGACCTCACAGCAACACAGGAACATGATAAGAAACATCAACTGGTTGGATCAGACCCTACAG GACCCTGGTGTCGACACATGGTGTAGTAAGATTGCCAGAACTGTTGCCAAAATTGGGACACCCATATTCCATGCCTTGGTAAGAGGACTAAGTAGCAAGAAAGAGAAGGTTTCTCGACACAGTCTGACTGCCATTGCGTGGATTGGATGTGAAATTGCTAAGTTTCCGGATAACTTGAGATATTCTGCATCTGAAATCTTGTTAAGTGCAGTTGACCAATTTTTGCATCCTGGCTCAGAGCTTGAAGACAGACTTTTGGCATGTATATGCATCTACAACTATGCTTCGGGTAAAG GAATGCAGAAACTAATTCATTTCTCAGAGGGAGTGAGGGAGTCACTTAGAAGACTTTCACACATAACCTGGATGGCAGAGGAATTACTGAGGGTTGCTGATTATTTCCGGCCGAATAAATGG CGAATTTCTTGTGTTCACACACAAATTCTGGAGGCTACTTACAAATACAGTGGAGCCGTAACTGCTCTTGTCTACTACAAGGGACAGCTTTGCAGTGGATATGCAGATGGGTCAATTAAG GTATGGGACATCAACGGACAGACAGCTACACTTGCACTGGACATGAAGGAGCACAAAAAAGCAGTGACATGTTTTTCACTTTTTGAACAAGGGGATTGTTTATTGAGTGGATCTGCAGATAAAActataagg ATGTGGCAAATGATCCAAATGAAACTGGAGTGCATTGAAGTGATAGGAATGAAGGAACCACTTCGAAGTCTAGACACTGATGGCCAACTCATTTTTGCAGTCACAAAAAGCTATGAAATGAAG GTGTTTGATGCATCAAGAACAATCAGAGACCAGTGCAGAGCCAAACATGTGAAGTGTGTAAGGGTAATTCATGGGAAGGCTTATTTAGGTTGCACAGATTCAAGCATACAG GAGTTATCTATAACAAACAATCGGGAGCGAGAGATGAAAGCACCATCAAAGATTTGGAGGATGCAAAGCAGGGCCATCAATGCCATTGTTGTGTATAAAAATTGGTTATACAGTGCAAGTGCAGTCGTTGAGGGTTCAGATATCAAG gaatggagaagaaagagcAAACCCCAAATGTCCATAGTGCCAGACAGAGGAACAAATGTGCTGGCAATGGAGGTAGTCGAGGACTTCATATACTTAAAATGCAGTTCGTCACCAAGCATCCTTCAG ATCTGGTTGAGAGGGACACAGCAGAAAGTTGGAAGGTTATCAGCTGGGAGCAAGATAACAAGCCTCCTTGCAGGCAATGATATTATTCTATGCGGTACTGAGACAGGACTAATAAAG GGTTGGATCCCCCTCTAG
- the LOC127799477 gene encoding uncharacterized protein LOC127799477, whose protein sequence is MAEAKSNFDSIREWVVEHKLRTVGCLWLSGVAGSIAYNWSQPNMKTSVKIIHARLHAQALTLAALAGAAVVEYYDHRSGAKQERVAKFLGANGHPHKD, encoded by the exons ATGGCTGAAGCGAAGAGCAATTTCGATTCCATTCGAGAATGGGTCGTCGAGCACAAGCTTCGCACCGttg GATGTTTGTGGCTAAGCGGCGTAGCGGGTTCGATCGCCTACAATTGGTCCCAACCCAACATGAAGACCAGTGTCAAGATCATTCATGCTAG GTTGCATGCACAAGCTCTGACCCTTGCCGCACTAGCTGGAGCTGCTGTTGTTGAATATTACGACCATAGATCAGGAGCAAAGCAAGAGCGCGTCGCTAAGTTTCTCGGTGCAAATGGACATCCACACAAAGATTGA